A portion of the Meriones unguiculatus strain TT.TT164.6M chromosome 14, Bangor_MerUng_6.1, whole genome shotgun sequence genome contains these proteins:
- the LOC110543801 gene encoding vomeronasal type-1 receptor 4-like, with the protein MHSRTLAIGIMFLSQSTVGILGNISLLSHYLIIYYKEHTLKPTDLILTHLITANSLIMVSKGVPLTMAAFGMKQFFNDFLCKLLLCIERLGRSMSMGTTCILSVYQAISISPRSSCWKNLKVKSSNNIGLFIFLCGVLYITLNLIFPVLVHITRIHKNTTEKRDFFYCSSLGRDKTVESLYAALLVCPEILISVLIIWSSGSMIAFLYRHKQHIQHIRSTRVYLRTSPESRATQSILVLVSTFVAFYSLSSILHGFIAVLYEPGWWLVNITAIISMCFPTLGPFLVSRDFLVLRFCLCWISNVKIQ; encoded by the coding sequence ATGCACTCAAGAACTTTGGCAATAGGAATAATGTTCTTATCACAAAGCACAGTTGGAATTCTGGGAAAcatctctcttctttcccactACCTAATTATTTACTATAAGGAACATACATTGAAGCCTACAGATTTAATCCTCACTCATCTGATCACAGCCAATTCCTTGATAATGGTCTCTAAAGGTGTGCCCCTCACAATGGCAGCTTTTGGGATGAAACagttcttcaatgattttctgTGCAAACTTCTTCTTTGTATCGAAAGACTTGGCAGAAGCATGTCTATGGGCACTACTTGCATCTTGAGTGTCTACCAAGCCATCAGCATCAGCCCAAGAAGTTCCTGCTGGAAGAACCTTAAAGTCAAATCTTCAAACAACATTGGcctgtttatttttctctgcGGGGTCCTGTATATTACCCTAAATCTTATTTTCCCTGTGCTTGTGCATATCACAAGAATTCataaaaacacaacagaaaaacgagattttttttattgctccAGCTTGGGTCGTGATAAAACTGTAGAATCACTGTATGCAGCATTATTGGTATGCCCTGAAATCTTGATTTCTGTGCTCATCATCTGGTCCAGTGGCTCCATGATTGCCTTTCTATACAGACACAAGCAGCACATTCAACACATCCGGAGCACCCGTGTTTACCTCAGAACATCCCCTGAGTCTAGAGCCACCCAGAGCATCCTGGTTCTGGTCTCTACTTTTGTAGCTTTTTATTCCCTATCCTCCATATTACatggttttattgctgttttatATGAGCCCGGTTGGTGGTTGGTAAATATCACAGCTATCATTTCTATGTGTTTTCCCACTTTGGGTCCTTTTCTTGTGAGTCGTGACTTCCTTGTACTCAGATTCTGCTTATGCTGGATAAGTAATGTCAAAATCCAATAG